A single window of Anopheles moucheti chromosome 2, idAnoMoucSN_F20_07, whole genome shotgun sequence DNA harbors:
- the LOC128298568 gene encoding odorant receptor 49b-like, protein MGLPKLSDPFAVMPLLLRLQRFVGLWGERRFRYKFRLAFLSFCLLVVIPKLAFGYPDLETTVRGTAELIFEWNVLFGMLLFSLKLDNYDDLVYRYMDIAKIVFHKDLPSELAHYLVHINQRIDKFSKIYCCSHLCLAIFYWVAPSSSTYLAYLSRPNASISVEHVLHLEEELYWFHTRVSLVHYSIFTAIMLPTIFMLAYFGGLKLLTIFSNVKYCSAMLRLVAMRIQLIDRLDEAQAEKELIEIIVMHQKALKCVELLEIIFRWVFLGQFVQCVMIWCSLVLYVAVTGLSTKAANVGVLFILLTVETFGFCYFGSDLTSESLSVARAVYDCHWYQRSVSIQRKLRMVLQRAQKPVGISAGKFCFVDIEQFGNMAKTSYSFYIVLKDQF, encoded by the exons atggGTTTACCGAAGCTGAGTGATCCTTTCGCCGTAATGCCACTTCTTTTACGACTGCAGCGCTTCGTTGGGCTGTGGGGCGAACGACGCTTCCGGTACAAATTTCGGCTAGCATTTCTAAGCTTCTGCCTTCTTGTCGTAATCCCAAAGTTGGCGTTTGGTTATCCGGATCTGGAGACAACCGTACGTGGGACGGCTGAGCTAATTTTCGAATGGAATGTACTTTTCGGCATGCTGCTGTTTTCGCTGAAACTAGACAATTACGACGACCTGGTGTATCGTTACATGGATATAGCAAAGATAG TATTCCACAAGGATCTCCCTTCGGAATTGGCCCACTACCTTGTGCACATCAATCAACGCATTGACAAGTTCTCAAAGATCTACTGCTGCAGTCATCTGTGTTTGGCTATCTTCTACTGGGTTGCCCCTTCGTCAAGCACTTATTTAGCCTATCTGAGTCGTCCCAATGCATCCATTTCAGTAGAGCACGTGTTACATCTGGAGGAAGAGCTGTACTGGTTTCATACCCGCGTGTCGCTGGTGCATTATTCCATTTTCACGGCAATTATGCTGCCGACGATCTTCATGCTAGCATATTTCGGTGGATTAAAGCTTCTGACAATCTTCAGcaatgtaaaatattgttcGGCCATGCTGAGACTGGTAGCGATGAGAATTCAACTTATAGACCGGTTGGACGAGGCACAGGCTGAGAAGGAACTGATCGAGATCATTGTGATGCATCAGAAGGCTTTAAA GTGCGTAGAACTTCTGGAAATTATATTCCGATGGGTGTTTCTGGGTCAGTTTGTACAGTGCGTTATGATCTGGTGCAGTTTGGTTCTGTACGTCGCCGTAACG GGCCTCAGTACTAAAGCGGCCAATGTAGGAGTGCTCTTCATTCTACTAACGGTGGAAACATTCGGATTCTGTTACTTTGGAAGCGATCTAACCTCGGAG AGTTTGAGCGTAGCACGTGCAGTGTACGATTGTCACTGGTACCAAAGATCGGTTTCAATTCAACGCAAGTTGCGCATGGTGTTGCAGCGTGCTCAGAAGCCGGTCGGCATTTCCGCTGGAAAGTTTTGCTTCGTCGACATTGAACAATTTGGGAAT aTGGCAAAAACGTCCTATTCCTTTTATATCGTACTGAAGGATCAATTTTAA